The uncultured Roseibium sp. DNA segment CGGGCTGGCCGACACATCCGCCAGACCGGACAGAGCCTGTGTCCGGAAGCCTCGGGTCACACCATCCGCCCATTGGGGCTCGCCGGTCTTGATATCAAGCGACATGATTTCGCCGGAAGAAAACGGCACAACGACCTGATTGCGGGCAATTGCGGGATCGGCCGCGGACAGAATGCCGCCGATTTCCTCAATGCCCTGATAACTCCAGGCCTGCGAACCGTCTTCCAGTTTCAGCGCGATCACCTCGTTGGACTGGGTCACGACGACAAGATGCCCCTGGCCAACGGCCGGCGCTCCACGTGCGGGCGTGCTCAGATCCGCCGTCCAGAGGACCTGACCGGAACCGGCATCCAGTGCCGCAACCTGCCGATAGGCGGTTGCCGCATAGACGCGACCACCCGATACGGCAACACCGCCGCCTGGCGCAACGTCGCGCTCGCCTTCCGGCCTCAGGTTCTTGACCCACTGGCGCCCGCCATTGGTGGACAGTGCGACCACATCGCCGTTGGGCTTGTAAATATAGATCCGTCCGCCCGCACTGACCGGTCTTGCGGAGGCACGCAGGGCATCCGTGGTCAAACCACCACCCGTCGCGCCGATATTCGTCTTCCAAGCCCGGGCTCCGGTTACAGAGATCGCCTGATTGCCCGGATCATTGGCAAGGCCGCCGCCCGCGGAGGGCCATTCCTGACCACCGGACGCAGGTCCAACTGTGGCCGGCCTGGCGGTGGCAACGGTTGCCGGATCCGCACCGTCAAACACGGGCTGGCGTTCGCCGGAAAGCTTCTTTTCCCTGCTGAACGGGTTGATCGATCCTGCGAAATCTGAAACGCCGCCACAGCCTGCGAGCAGGACGGACAGGGCCAGCACGCCGCAAAAGCCGCGCATTCCAGCATCAATACGGAGTGACCTCACTGTGCCGCCTCGCCTTTCTCGGAAGGTGCATCGCCATACTTGGCGCGAATAACATCGTTAAGCAGGCCGACCCGGCGCGAAACGTCGGCCGGCGTCTCCTGGTCAGCATCCAGATCAGAGATCCAGCGGCGGGCGGTGTCGATGTCCCCGCTCTTCCAGGCGCTGAGTGCCAGGACTTCACGCGCAGCGGCCCGGAAAGCACTGTCCGCTCCGGACAGTCCTTCCACCCGGTCCGCGATCGCGGAGTACTCTTGCGTATCGACGGCCAGAAAGGCAGCCCGGAGCGCGGCGATGTCACGAAGCGGTTCCGGCACCGCGCTGTCGCGGCTCAGCGCATCGAACGCGGCCACGGCCTCGGTGATGTTTCCGGCATTGCCCAGATCGGTCGCCGACCGCATGCGCGCAAGCGCGGGGTACCCGCCCGTCGCATCATTCAGCGTCGCGAACATCTTTTCGGCTTCGTCATAGTTGCCGGCTTCCGACAGGCTTACGGCCTCAAGAAAGGTATCGCCGGCCTGTTGCGCATTTTGTTCGTGCCAGTACAGCCAGCCGCGATAGCCTCCGGTGCCGACGACGATAAGGACAGCAACCCCGATGACCCAGGGACCGAAGCGATCCCAAAGCCGACGGTATTTCTCGTGGCGGATGTCTTCATCGACTTCGCGAAAAATGTCGGACATGCGTGTCTTATTCCTGCGCTTGCTGCAACCATCTCACCCTGACGGGCGCGCGTCACACTATCTTTTTCATTCCGTACGGGCAAACCGGTACAGCGTTTCTTTTTAACGGTTTAATGGCGCAAGTGAGGCAAAGAAGGCCTGCTCCGCCGGAAAATGACCAAACCGTCGAATTTCCCGTGATTATGTCAATGGAACGCCGATGACAAGCTCATGGCCTTTCCAAACAAACAGCCCGTAGACGACCAGCCCCGCCACGATGGCGAAAATATCCGCCCCACGGCCCTTCCCGGCTATCTCCACGGAGAATGGGACACCAGGATCCCCGCGCCGTTTGACCGAAATCCGGTCGGCGACCGCCCAGACCAGAAAGCCACCGAAAAGCAGCAACGACGCCAGATCACCATTGGACAGGAGGTGGGCAAAGGCCCACAGCTTTACCGCAACCAGCATCGGATGACGGGTAATCTCCCGGATCCGGCCGGGAACATAGGTCGCGATCAGAAGTACGAATACGGGAAGCATGAGCAGCATGGTCACATGGCGGGTCCATGTGGGCGGGTCATAGATAACGGGACTGCCATCCATCCGCGCCTGCCCGTAGCCGATGACGATCAGCACCAGCCCGACAGCAGAGACAACGGAGAATAGCCCGCGATAGGGCAAGCCCCCCAAACGGGCCACCAGGGTGTTTCGGACGCCTGAAAAGATCGGCAGGGCATGCGCCCCCAAAAAGACAAGCAATCCGAGAACAAGCAATGACATGCCTTTACCTCTCCCGTGTTCTTCTGAAATTTCCGGAACCGGTCGATACCGGGTATCATTCAGCACTCAGGTCCGTGGAAAATTCCGGGCAAATACTCCCGAGCGATTTCAATGACCGCAATACATCATCAAGCATGCACTCGCAACATATCGCGTGCAATACATCTGCGCTTACGTCCATATATTCGTCGGTTTTTTGTCTTTAATAATACTTAGCTCTGCTACGGTTTCCTAGGTTTCAATGTTCCGAAAATTCCAAAAACCCTTTTTTCAGGAATTCAGGCGATAGTATCCAACCTTAAAAACCGGGACAGGTAATGAATCAGGACAAGCGAGCAGATACACGCATGCGAACCTTGAAGGCGGGGCGGATTGTCTACGATCGCCTTTCGCGCGTGTTCGACTGCACCATCCGCAACGCGAGCGAAGCCGGGGCTTTGCTGCTCGTGCCGAGCACCACGGGCATTCCATCGGAATTCCTGCTTTATATGGATTCGGATCACAAAAGACGGCCGGCCGAAGTGGTCTGGCGCCAGGATGACCGGATCGGCATCCGTTTTACCGGTCCGGCTGAGGACATCGTATAACGCAAACGGTCATTGAGATCCGGTCCGCCAGGCGAACGATCGGGCTTTGCATCTTCAGAAACCGGAATTTTCAGCCTGCACGCGCAGGTGCCTTCCTGTCCTGCCGGGCAACGAGCACGATTGCCAGCGCCAGGGCTGAGCAGATTGTTGCGTAGACAAATACCGAATACGCGGTGGCATAGGCGGGATAGATGTTGAAAAACAACATCGCCAGAGCCGGCTGCATCCAGACCAGGCCGGCGATGGCCTGCATCGACACCGGCCAGCGCGGCACCGCCAGCAGCATGAACAGCAATCCGGCGCAGACCAGCGACCAACTGTAATACAGGAACGAGGAGGCCACAGCCGCGGAGGCCAGGAGCATCACGCCGATCCGGGCTTCCCGGCTCCAGCGCCTGGGCAGAAACAGGACCAGCCCGGCGCTTGCCACCATGGCGATCACCTGAACCGCGCTACGCAGACCGTCCGTCCCGCCTAGCTTGCCGATCGTTGCCTGAAGGCTCAGGCTGCCGGGGGTGACGCCAAGCGCGTATTTCTTGAAGTCCGGATCGGAGAAGATCCCGAAAAAGGCCGGCCAGCTGTCCCAACCGAAGGCCAGAACCGATACGGCCACCAGAAAGACCGTCCCGATCGCCGCCACCGCAAAACACCGATAGGCCCCGGAATTCAGCAGGAAAAACGGAACCAGCCAGCCGTATTGCGGCTTGATGGTCGCGACTGCCAGGGCCAGACCTGCAAGAACCGGCCTGCGCTCCGCGTATTGGAGCGCGAAGACGATGAGGGCCACCATCACGACAGATATGTTCATCCGCAACAACGTGTAGTGCAGGCCCGCGGACAAAGCGAAGAGGATCACCATTTCCATCGGCTGGCGGGCGAACAGGGGGATCAGCAGAAGGGACGCAAGGATCAGCACTCCGGTCGCCGCCTTCACCTCCCCATAACTGAAGGAGGCCATCGGATAGGAAAACAGCAGGAAATGCGGCGGATTGACGAAGATCAGGTGATGCTGGGCTTCCGACAGCCCGGGACGAAACACAGCCGGATCATAGGCTTCGACCGCCCGGCCTTCCTGGGCAAGCTCAGACGCGCGGTAGAAGGCGTCCAGGTCTTCCCGCTCCGACTGGGTGACGGACTGCGGAAACGTCCAGAGCTGATCCAACTGCTTTGCTACGAAATAGATGTTGCAGAAGGCGGCAAGGATAACCGCGCACAGGAAGAGAGGACCGCCAAGAGACGCCCGGCGTGACAAAGGGCCAATTCCTTGGGGTACCTGCGGCTGACGCGCTGCGGCGGTAAGCTGATCCTGGTGCAAGTGATTGCCACGCAATTGGAAAACAATGCGGCATTTATTTCAGATAATAATTTCGAAACTCTAAAAAGCGCACAAGAAGGGCGGCAAGCCGCACCTGCATGCGCCGCTTACGGCCTGTTTCCACTATGCGTTTGCGGTGCAATCCTTACAGGTGCCGCGAAGCTCAATCGTGGTTCTCGTCGGCACAAAGCCCGTACTGTCGGCCCATGCCTGGAGACAGTCGACCGCCTTTTCCGGGGTGAATTCACTGACGCCACCGCATGTCTCGCAAATGGCGAAGGCGGCGGTCTCATTCTTCCCGCAACCCGGATGACTGCAGGCCACAAACGCGTTGAGGCTTTCTAGGCGGTGAACGATCCCGAACTCGACCAGCTTGTCCAGTGCCCGGTAGACCTGAAGCGGTGCCTTGAACCCTTCCGAACGCAAGGCATCCAGGATCGCATAGGCTGTCATCGGCCCTGCCTCAGTGGACAGGGTATCGAATACAAGCCCCTGATTGCGCGTCAGTTTGGGAAGATCGTGCGCGGTATGCGAACCGACATGCGTGCTGCTCATGAGCGTCCTCCTGGGATCTTGCTTTGCCGCCTGGAGCCGAAATAGCGGACCGGCAACAGGCTCAGCATGAAAAGAACCATCGCCGCAACAACAATCGACGGGCCGGACGGCGTGTCCCATTGCAGAGACCCGTAAAGCCCGGCAACGACGGCAACAGAACCGATGAAGGCCGCAAGGCCAGCCATTTGCTCCGGTCCGGAGGCCAGTTGACGCGCGGCGGCCGGCGGAATGATCAGAAGCGCGGTGATCAGAAGCACGCCGACAATCTTCATGGCGATCGCGATGACGGCGGCAAGAAGCAGGGTGAAGACAAGATTCGCCCGCTCCGTCCTGATGCCCTCGGCTGCTGCGAGTTCCGGACTGACAGTGGCTGCGAACAAGGCATTCCAGATGATGCACAGGCCGGCGAACACAACGGCGCCGCCAAGATAAATGACCGCGATATCCGACCTTGAAACCGCCAGAATATCGCCGAAGAGCAGGCCGATCAGGTCCATGCGCACCCAGGTCATGAATGCAAGGCAGACCAAACCGATCGCCAGCGAAGAATGCGCCAGAAGACCCAGAAGCGCATCGGAAGACAAGCCTTCGCGCCGGCGCAGGACCATCAGCAACAAGGACAGGGCCACGCAGACCGCGAATACGGCAAGCATGGTGTTTATCTCAAGCAGCAGGGACAGGGCGACGCCCAGAAGGGCCGCATGCGACAGCGTATCGCCGAAATAGGCCATGCGCCGCCAGACGATGAAACAGCCGAGC contains these protein-coding regions:
- a CDS encoding tetratricopeptide repeat protein, coding for MSDIFREVDEDIRHEKYRRLWDRFGPWVIGVAVLIVVGTGGYRGWLYWHEQNAQQAGDTFLEAVSLSEAGNYDEAEKMFATLNDATGGYPALARMRSATDLGNAGNITEAVAAFDALSRDSAVPEPLRDIAALRAAFLAVDTQEYSAIADRVEGLSGADSAFRAAAREVLALSAWKSGDIDTARRWISDLDADQETPADVSRRVGLLNDVIRAKYGDAPSEKGEAAQ
- a CDS encoding PilZ domain-containing protein yields the protein MNQDKRADTRMRTLKAGRIVYDRLSRVFDCTIRNASEAGALLLVPSTTGIPSEFLLYMDSDHKRRPAEVVWRQDDRIGIRFTGPAEDIV
- a CDS encoding PQQ-binding-like beta-propeller repeat protein, translated to MRGFCGVLALSVLLAGCGGVSDFAGSINPFSREKKLSGERQPVFDGADPATVATARPATVGPASGGQEWPSAGGGLANDPGNQAISVTGARAWKTNIGATGGGLTTDALRASARPVSAGGRIYIYKPNGDVVALSTNGGRQWVKNLRPEGERDVAPGGGVAVSGGRVYAATAYRQVAALDAGSGQVLWTADLSTPARGAPAVGQGHLVVVTQSNEVIALKLEDGSQAWSYQGIEEIGGILSAADPAIARNQVVVPFSSGEIMSLDIKTGEPQWADGVTRGFRTQALSGLADVSASPVISGDTVYATGVAGRRSPPP
- a CDS encoding metal ABC transporter permease, with translation MLDDFFTRALVAGIGVALVAGPLGCFIVWRRMAYFGDTLSHAALLGVALSLLLEINTMLAVFAVCVALSLLLMVLRRREGLSSDALLGLLAHSSLAIGLVCLAFMTWVRMDLIGLLFGDILAVSRSDIAVIYLGGAVVFAGLCIIWNALFAATVSPELAAAEGIRTERANLVFTLLLAAVIAIAMKIVGVLLITALLIIPPAAARQLASGPEQMAGLAAFIGSVAVVAGLYGSLQWDTPSGPSIVVAAMVLFMLSLLPVRYFGSRRQSKIPGGRS
- a CDS encoding NnrU family protein; this encodes MSLLVLGLLVFLGAHALPIFSGVRNTLVARLGGLPYRGLFSVVSAVGLVLIVIGYGQARMDGSPVIYDPPTWTRHVTMLLMLPVFVLLIATYVPGRIREITRHPMLVAVKLWAFAHLLSNGDLASLLLFGGFLVWAVADRISVKRRGDPGVPFSVEIAGKGRGADIFAIVAGLVVYGLFVWKGHELVIGVPLT
- a CDS encoding Fur family transcriptional regulator, giving the protein MSSTHVGSHTAHDLPKLTRNQGLVFDTLSTEAGPMTAYAILDALRSEGFKAPLQVYRALDKLVEFGIVHRLESLNAFVACSHPGCGKNETAAFAICETCGGVSEFTPEKAVDCLQAWADSTGFVPTRTTIELRGTCKDCTANA
- a CDS encoding glycosyltransferase family 87 protein, with the translated sequence MSRRASLGGPLFLCAVILAAFCNIYFVAKQLDQLWTFPQSVTQSEREDLDAFYRASELAQEGRAVEAYDPAVFRPGLSEAQHHLIFVNPPHFLLFSYPMASFSYGEVKAATGVLILASLLLIPLFARQPMEMVILFALSAGLHYTLLRMNISVVMVALIVFALQYAERRPVLAGLALAVATIKPQYGWLVPFFLLNSGAYRCFAVAAIGTVFLVAVSVLAFGWDSWPAFFGIFSDPDFKKYALGVTPGSLSLQATIGKLGGTDGLRSAVQVIAMVASAGLVLFLPRRWSREARIGVMLLASAAVASSFLYYSWSLVCAGLLFMLLAVPRWPVSMQAIAGLVWMQPALAMLFFNIYPAYATAYSVFVYATICSALALAIVLVARQDRKAPARAG